One window from the genome of Carassius carassius chromosome 15, fCarCar2.1, whole genome shotgun sequence encodes:
- the med18 gene encoding mediator of RNA polymerase II transcription subunit 18, whose product MEAPPVTAMPVTGGAINMMEYLLQGSVLDQSMESLLHRLRGLCDNMEPESFADHELVYLLKGQQGNPFMLRARRSLLHPTAPWHLRYLGQPEVGDKSRHALVRNCVDVAASHSLPEFLNEMGFRMDHEFVAKGQMFRKGAMKVVVSKLLRVLATGNTENTEPLSLSYLVELSVLAPAGQDTVSEDMRSFAEQLKPLVHLEKIDPKRLM is encoded by the exons ATGGAGGCTCCTCCGGTCACTGCGATGCCCGTCACGGGTGGAGCCATTAATATGATGGAGTATCTTCTGCAAG GCAGTGTACTGGATCAGTCTATGGAGAGTCTCCTACATCGACTCAGAGGTCTGTGTGATAACATGGAGCCTGAGAGCTTTGCTGATCATGAGCTGGTGTATCTCCTGAAGGGTCAACAGGGCAACCCATTCATGCTCCGTGCGCGCCGCTCGCTTCTTCACCCCACTGCCCCTTGGCATCTGCGCTATCTAGGTCAGCCTGAGGTGGGCGACAAAAGCCGTCATGCCTTGGTGCGCAACTGTGTGGATGTGGCTGCCTCGCACAGCTTACCGGAGTTTCTCAACGAGATGGGTTTCCGCATGGACCATGAGTTTGTGGCCAAGGGTCAAATGTTCCGGAAGGGTGCTATGAAGGTGGTAGTGAGCAAATTGTTACGTGTCCTGGCGACAGGAAACACGGAGAACACAGAGCCACTGTCTCTGTCGTATCTTGTTGAGCTGAGTGTACTGGCTCCTGCGGGACAGGACACTGTGTCTGAGGACATGAGAAGCTTCGCAGAGCAGCTGAAACCTCTGGTGCACCTAGAGAAAATTGACCCTAAAAGACTTATGTAG